The Devosia sp. MC521 genome has a segment encoding these proteins:
- a CDS encoding DUF3830 family protein — translation MSEKKLYLKFVDANVQGIITPYWDVAPKTCDALWNALEKPFQWKATHAMFSGPEIMMGLPETHQNFDPTALPPENQTVLPERGELLWFYQPKNFFKIDPTEFWEIGMFYGNGGRTFGPTGWISCTYWAKMTENLDAVAEQCRLIRIEGAKTVELGRYEG, via the coding sequence ATGTCCGAAAAGAAACTTTATCTGAAATTCGTCGACGCGAACGTTCAGGGCATCATTACGCCCTATTGGGATGTTGCGCCAAAGACCTGCGACGCTCTTTGGAATGCTCTGGAAAAGCCATTCCAGTGGAAGGCGACGCACGCGATGTTCTCGGGCCCAGAAATCATGATGGGTCTGCCAGAAACGCATCAGAATTTCGATCCAACTGCTCTGCCACCAGAGAACCAGACCGTTCTGCCTGAGCGCGGCGAACTGCTGTGGTTCTATCAGCCCAAGAACTTCTTCAAGATCGACCCAACTGAATTTTGGGAAATCGGCATGTTCTACGGCAACGGTGGCCGTACCTTTGGTCCAACCGGTTGGATCTCCTGCACCTACTGGGCCAAGATGACAGAAAACCTCGATGCTGTGGCCGAACAGTGCCGCTTGATCCGCATCGAAGGTGCCAAGACCGTAGAACTCGGTCGCTACGAAGGCTGA
- a CDS encoding ABC transporter ATP-binding protein, with protein sequence MAEVRLNTIRKSFNKTAVLHGIDLNIASGEFISLLGSSGCGKTTLLRIVAGLESVTEGTVSIDGRDVTQLPPEKRDISMMFQSYALLPHLSVAENVRFPLRMRRIGTRDEQAEKVRAALETVQLGHLAERRPSQLSGGQQQRVALARAIVSNPKVLLLDEPLSNLDARLREDMQVELIEIHKRLGLTTIFVTHDQEEALSLSDRVVLLNAGRVEQQGTPDEIYNQPSTSFASNFIGSANLIRAEIVDGASGPVAKLADGQVLALGANEASRGPVTLAIRQEDITLAQDGEGVDAHLRTRVFLGARNRYVLSVAGETLRALTSNDVVFADQSAVRVTVDPSRIRVIRD encoded by the coding sequence ATGGCAGAGGTGCGCCTCAACACGATCCGCAAATCGTTTAACAAAACTGCCGTTCTTCACGGGATCGATCTCAACATCGCCTCGGGTGAGTTCATTTCGCTGCTCGGTTCCTCCGGCTGTGGCAAGACCACTCTGCTGCGCATTGTAGCCGGGCTGGAAAGCGTCACCGAAGGGACTGTCTCCATCGACGGTCGCGATGTGACCCAGCTGCCGCCAGAAAAGCGGGACATCTCCATGATGTTCCAGTCCTACGCTCTGCTGCCGCACTTGAGCGTGGCGGAGAATGTTCGTTTCCCCCTGCGTATGCGACGCATTGGGACGCGCGATGAGCAGGCTGAAAAGGTGCGAGCTGCCCTCGAAACCGTACAGTTGGGACACTTGGCTGAACGCCGGCCCTCTCAACTGTCGGGTGGACAGCAACAGCGTGTGGCGCTCGCCCGCGCCATTGTCTCGAACCCAAAGGTTCTGCTGCTCGACGAGCCGCTCTCCAACCTCGACGCGCGCCTGCGTGAAGACATGCAGGTGGAATTGATTGAAATCCATAAGCGCTTGGGTCTGACGACGATCTTCGTGACCCACGATCAAGAAGAGGCGCTGAGCCTTTCCGATCGCGTGGTCTTGCTCAATGCGGGGCGTGTCGAGCAGCAGGGGACGCCTGACGAGATTTACAACCAGCCCTCGACGAGTTTTGCCTCCAACTTCATTGGCTCGGCAAACCTAATCCGGGCCGAAATTGTCGATGGCGCTTCAGGTCCAGTTGCCAAACTTGCAGATGGGCAGGTGCTGGCACTCGGCGCCAACGAGGCGAGCCGTGGGCCTGTGACGTTGGCCATCCGCCAAGAGGACATCACCCTCGCGCAAGACGGGGAAGGCGTGGACGCGCACCTCAGAACACGCGTCTTCCTCGGCGCCCGCAATCGCTATGTGCTCTCTGTGGCAGGCGAAACGCTGCGCGCACTTACATCTAATGACGTGGTCTTTGCCGACCAATCCGCTGTTCGGGTCACCGTCGATCCGAGCCGCATTCGCGTGATCCGCGACTGA
- a CDS encoding gamma-aminobutyraldehyde dehydrogenase → MTFETRLFINGQYEAGQGEALPVYEPATGKLLAEVASASSEQIDRVVRLAHAAFDGWSQTTPKLRSLTMFRIADAIEAKAEALADIEATNAGKPWIYVKAGELANVADVFRFFGTAIRNMPATAANGYRSSKHTSLMRRDPLGVIASIAPWNYPLLMAAWKIGPAIAAGNTVVIKPSENTPLSLLFLASILAEHLPEGVVNVVCGNGPDVGQTLICHPLVRMISLTGDVRTGRAVLKAAAGESIKRTHLELGGKAPVIVCDDADIDVLVETLREASFYNAGQDCTAACRVFVDSKIAQVVTDKLSAMISTLRYGAPHEDNIEFGPVISAAQRDRVAGFVDRARTAGTDVVVGGRAPDRDGFFYEPTLIAAPIEAEVVQKEIFGPVVTITPFDEPATALGWANASEYGLASSVWSRDANRAMQIANRLEYGVTWVNTHGVFATEMPHGGMKNSGYGSDLSMQSLLDYTQVRHIMLAS, encoded by the coding sequence ATGACTTTCGAAACGCGTCTTTTCATTAATGGTCAGTACGAAGCCGGGCAGGGTGAAGCCCTCCCTGTTTATGAGCCAGCGACCGGTAAACTCCTCGCCGAAGTGGCCTCTGCATCGAGCGAGCAGATCGATCGGGTTGTCAGGCTGGCGCACGCGGCCTTCGATGGCTGGAGCCAGACGACGCCGAAACTACGCAGCCTCACTATGTTCCGTATCGCTGATGCGATTGAAGCAAAAGCAGAAGCGCTCGCCGATATCGAAGCGACAAACGCCGGAAAGCCCTGGATCTATGTCAAAGCCGGCGAGCTGGCCAACGTCGCGGACGTGTTCCGCTTTTTCGGTACCGCCATCCGCAATATGCCCGCGACCGCAGCGAACGGCTATCGCTCCTCCAAGCACACGAGCCTGATGCGTCGTGATCCACTCGGCGTTATCGCCTCCATCGCGCCGTGGAACTACCCGCTTCTCATGGCCGCTTGGAAGATTGGCCCAGCGATTGCGGCTGGCAATACGGTTGTTATCAAGCCTTCGGAAAACACCCCGCTTAGTCTGCTCTTCCTCGCCTCGATCCTCGCAGAGCATTTGCCTGAGGGGGTGGTCAATGTTGTCTGTGGCAATGGCCCGGATGTTGGCCAAACCCTCATCTGCCATCCTCTCGTGCGCATGATCTCCCTGACCGGTGACGTCCGCACCGGCCGCGCAGTGCTCAAGGCCGCGGCAGGCGAAAGCATCAAGCGCACGCACCTCGAACTCGGTGGCAAGGCTCCGGTGATCGTCTGCGACGATGCCGATATTGATGTTTTGGTCGAAACCCTGCGCGAGGCGAGCTTCTATAACGCTGGTCAAGATTGCACGGCGGCCTGCCGTGTCTTCGTTGACAGCAAGATTGCACAGGTCGTCACCGATAAGCTTTCTGCCATGATCTCAACCTTGCGCTATGGGGCGCCGCATGAGGATAATATCGAGTTTGGCCCGGTCATTTCTGCTGCACAGCGAGATCGCGTGGCAGGCTTTGTCGACCGTGCCCGCACTGCTGGAACAGATGTAGTCGTGGGTGGTAGAGCGCCAGATCGCGACGGTTTCTTCTACGAACCGACCCTGATCGCCGCGCCGATCGAGGCCGAGGTCGTGCAGAAGGAAATCTTTGGTCCAGTCGTCACCATCACCCCATTTGACGAGCCCGCAACGGCTCTGGGCTGGGCCAATGCCTCTGAATATGGGCTTGCCTCCTCGGTGTGGTCGCGCGACGCCAACCGGGCCATGCAGATTGCCAACCGCCTCGAATACGGCGTGACTTGGGTGAATACACATGGCGTATTCGCCACGGAGATGCCTCATGGTGGTATGAAGAACTCGGGTTACGGCTCTGATTTGTCAATGCAATCTCTGCTCGACTACACGCAAGTTCGCCACATAATGTTGGCGTCGTAG
- a CDS encoding tyrosine-type recombinase/integrase, giving the protein MGISQYDPAAAGRPAWNAGRQVGAKRALKVRQIWSIRFFLDREGRMRDRALFDLAIDSKLRGCDLVKIKIGTLVAGPAIRTRSMVIQQKTGRPVQFEITADTRASLLAWLERRGGTVDDYAFPSRVVHDGHLSTRQYARLVDEWVTAIGRTPEEYGTHSLRRTKASLIYKATGNLRAIQILLGHSKIENTVRYLGVDVDDALSLSEATEI; this is encoded by the coding sequence ATGGGTATCTCACAGTACGACCCTGCTGCTGCAGGAAGACCTGCTTGGAATGCCGGTAGGCAGGTTGGCGCCAAACGTGCATTGAAGGTCAGACAAATCTGGTCAATTCGCTTCTTCCTTGACCGAGAGGGAAGGATGAGGGACCGAGCACTTTTTGACTTGGCTATCGACAGCAAGCTTCGAGGCTGCGATCTGGTGAAGATCAAGATCGGCACGCTCGTGGCGGGACCTGCCATTCGAACTCGGTCGATGGTAATCCAGCAGAAGACAGGCAGACCCGTCCAATTCGAGATCACCGCTGACACAAGGGCCAGCCTGCTTGCTTGGCTTGAGCGACGCGGCGGGACGGTCGATGACTACGCCTTTCCAAGCCGTGTAGTGCACGATGGTCATCTGAGCACCCGTCAATACGCCAGGCTGGTGGACGAGTGGGTCACTGCAATCGGGCGGACGCCTGAGGAATATGGCACCCATTCGCTGCGCCGTACAAAGGCGTCGCTCATTTACAAAGCCACAGGCAACCTTCGGGCCATCCAGATACTTCTTGGCCATAGCAAGATCGAGAACACAGTTCGTTACCTTGGCGTGGATGTCGACGACGCTTTGTCGTTGTCAGAGGCAACCGAAATCTGA
- a CDS encoding gamma-glutamyl-gamma-aminobutyrate hydrolase family protein, whose translation MSNYGKPLIGVISCNREVEGEAAYIVKTRYVDAITRYANALPVICPSIDEVDNARALVERLDAILLTGSNSNIEPSRYGANAGAGPFDPKRDAMSFALIAAARELGKPVFGVCRGLQEINVALGGTLRDERTANTGTLVHHAPPDASLDDMFDHGHLARPQTGSQFAAVAGEEPITINSVHYQCIDVLAPELEANVLSEDGVVEAVSNRDGSPILAVQWHPEWCTAGRTHDLAFWAAVGEIARNGSF comes from the coding sequence ATGTCTAATTACGGCAAGCCTTTGATTGGTGTCATCTCGTGCAATCGGGAGGTCGAAGGCGAAGCGGCCTATATCGTCAAGACCCGCTATGTTGACGCGATTACGCGCTACGCTAATGCTTTGCCGGTCATTTGCCCGAGCATTGACGAGGTCGACAACGCCCGCGCTCTTGTGGAGCGGCTCGACGCGATTTTGCTGACCGGCAGCAATTCGAACATTGAACCCTCGCGCTATGGCGCCAACGCAGGTGCAGGGCCTTTCGACCCAAAGCGCGATGCGATGTCGTTTGCATTGATCGCTGCGGCTCGTGAGTTGGGCAAGCCCGTCTTCGGGGTGTGTCGCGGGCTGCAGGAGATCAACGTCGCCTTGGGCGGCACCTTGCGTGACGAGCGCACGGCAAACACTGGAACACTGGTCCATCATGCGCCGCCAGACGCGAGCCTCGACGACATGTTCGACCATGGTCACCTGGCGCGGCCGCAGACCGGATCTCAGTTCGCCGCAGTCGCGGGCGAAGAACCGATTACGATCAACTCCGTGCACTACCAGTGCATCGATGTTCTGGCTCCCGAACTCGAAGCGAATGTGCTCTCGGAAGATGGCGTTGTCGAAGCGGTGAGCAATCGGGACGGCAGTCCAATTCTAGCCGTGCAGTGGCACCCAGAGTGGTGCACAGCGGGCAGGACGCATGACCTCGCATTCTGGGCAGCCGTCGGCGAGATCGCACGCAATGGTTCGTTTTGA
- a CDS encoding LysR family transcriptional regulator — protein MRILDMMTFVTLARHRHFGRAAQELHLTQPAISIRLAAIEQEFGCKLMHRTGRDFSLTPAGERVLETFHLVLENYNLLKQELVNDPAMRNKVVRIGAMDSVSATWLTPFVEDLHQSNPTLKIELTIEGTKNLIDGMNRNEFDIIFAVDPAIGDNFRSFTSCTLQMGWVGSARLIDPDRNYSVDELARMPIITFPKDTPPYRMIAPYFQDEQVLASKLTSCNSLYSIINLLVDGYGVGAIPTVTIKRELKMGILHQINVSKRFPPMPIIGSYQAAGETTLIKRVVEQARLSAARFCATVEPSMAWVD, from the coding sequence ATGCGCATCCTCGACATGATGACCTTCGTCACTCTTGCGCGGCATCGGCACTTCGGCCGTGCCGCCCAAGAGCTGCATCTCACCCAACCGGCGATCTCCATTCGACTTGCGGCAATAGAGCAAGAGTTTGGGTGTAAACTCATGCATCGGACCGGCCGCGATTTTTCGCTCACGCCAGCCGGAGAGAGAGTTCTCGAGACCTTCCATCTGGTACTCGAGAACTATAATTTGCTCAAACAGGAGCTCGTTAACGATCCCGCTATGCGCAATAAGGTGGTTAGAATTGGTGCGATGGATTCTGTTTCAGCCACTTGGCTAACGCCTTTCGTTGAAGATTTGCACCAATCAAACCCGACGCTCAAAATTGAGCTCACCATTGAGGGGACCAAGAACCTCATCGATGGTATGAACAGAAACGAGTTCGACATCATCTTTGCCGTGGACCCGGCCATTGGTGACAACTTCCGCAGTTTTACCTCATGCACGCTGCAAATGGGGTGGGTGGGGTCGGCGAGGCTGATCGACCCCGATCGCAACTATAGCGTCGATGAGCTGGCACGAATGCCGATCATCACTTTCCCAAAAGACACGCCGCCCTATCGAATGATCGCGCCGTATTTTCAGGATGAGCAGGTGCTTGCGAGCAAGCTGACGAGTTGCAATTCGCTTTATTCGATCATCAACTTGCTAGTGGACGGCTATGGCGTTGGCGCAATCCCAACTGTAACGATCAAGCGCGAGTTGAAGATGGGAATTCTGCACCAGATTAACGTCAGCAAACGCTTCCCGCCGATGCCAATTATCGGAAGCTACCAGGCCGCAGGCGAGACGACGCTGATCAAGCGAGTGGTGGAACAAGCTCGGCTTAGTGCCGCCCGGTTCTGTGCGACCGTTGAACCCAGTATGGCCTGGGTTGACTAG
- a CDS encoding ABC transporter substrate-binding protein, giving the protein MNAKLGLSVVSLAALLGSTAIAQANSLTINSFGGAYETAHRECVISPFEKETGATVNVVTAYSADAFAQVRAQKDAPQFDVIHFSGGQEIVAAAEGLLSPIDDTKLTNAADLYDFAKAKLAAGEGPAYSIAAIGLVYNTEALAEKPTKWTDLLKPELSEGLVLTDISNGYGMLGFLMLNQVQGGDLTNIQPGLDAVKSLLDAGALVVATSPEIQQEFAQNGALIAPYASDYAFTLRNAGLPSGFQAGEEGTPASFITANLVAGRDNADLALKFIDMTISADAQACFANALRYTPTNSKTELAPEVAADVAYGEAAVAGLLRFDPTVIEANRSAWVEQWNRTIAQ; this is encoded by the coding sequence ATGAACGCGAAACTTGGTTTGAGTGTAGTTAGCCTCGCAGCTCTGCTCGGTTCGACAGCAATCGCCCAGGCAAACAGCCTGACGATCAACTCCTTTGGTGGCGCTTATGAAACCGCCCACCGCGAATGCGTGATCTCGCCATTCGAAAAGGAAACCGGCGCGACTGTAAACGTCGTAACGGCATATTCGGCAGACGCTTTTGCGCAGGTTCGTGCCCAGAAGGATGCGCCACAGTTTGACGTCATCCACTTCTCGGGTGGTCAGGAAATCGTTGCGGCAGCTGAGGGGCTGCTCTCGCCGATTGACGACACCAAGCTGACCAATGCTGCGGACCTCTATGACTTCGCAAAGGCAAAGCTTGCAGCTGGCGAAGGCCCTGCCTATTCGATCGCTGCAATTGGCTTGGTCTATAACACCGAAGCTCTGGCCGAAAAGCCAACCAAGTGGACCGACCTGCTCAAGCCAGAACTGAGCGAAGGCCTTGTTCTGACCGACATTTCCAACGGTTACGGCATGCTCGGCTTCCTGATGCTGAACCAGGTACAGGGCGGCGACCTCACCAACATTCAGCCTGGCCTTGATGCAGTAAAGAGCCTGCTCGATGCTGGTGCACTAGTGGTCGCGACTTCGCCTGAAATCCAGCAGGAATTTGCGCAGAATGGTGCGTTGATAGCGCCATACGCGTCCGACTATGCGTTCACCCTGCGTAACGCTGGTCTGCCATCTGGTTTCCAGGCTGGTGAAGAAGGTACCCCTGCAAGCTTTATCACTGCCAACCTCGTTGCTGGCCGCGATAACGCCGATCTGGCACTCAAGTTCATTGATATGACCATCTCGGCAGACGCTCAGGCGTGCTTCGCGAACGCTCTGCGTTACACCCCAACCAATTCTAAGACCGAATTGGCTCCTGAAGTGGCAGCTGACGTTGCTTATGGTGAAGCGGCTGTTGCTGGCCTTCTGCGCTTTGACCCAACCGTCATCGAAGCAAACCGTTCGGCTTGGGTCGAACAGTGGAATCGCACGATCGCTCAGTAA
- a CDS encoding ABC transporter permease — protein sequence MVKAVPPWLRIASGLFLALTALFLLAPLVVVIGVSFSESQFIAFPPNGLSLRWYEQVLTSNVYLSAGWVSLQIAILVTVLATLIGGAAAIAIHRRQLPGTDVLATALLSPLVLPTIIYAIGMLMFWSAVIGPIHPIALAIAHTVIALPYVVRTTLAVLAESNPFLEEAARTMGANRLQRLLYVVLPQCVPGLGAGAFFAFNISFDEAVLSLFLRGPTLNTLPVQIYGQLEFSPDPSVAAVSTIMIVLTIVLIVVIDRMLGITKFAST from the coding sequence ATGGTTAAAGCTGTTCCTCCCTGGTTACGGATCGCTTCGGGCCTTTTCTTGGCGCTGACGGCCTTGTTTCTCTTGGCGCCACTGGTTGTCGTTATCGGTGTGTCGTTCTCGGAAAGCCAGTTCATCGCTTTCCCACCAAATGGCCTAAGCCTGAGGTGGTATGAGCAAGTTCTCACCTCAAACGTTTATCTCTCGGCCGGTTGGGTGAGCTTGCAGATCGCCATTTTAGTGACGGTCTTGGCCACCCTGATTGGCGGCGCTGCCGCAATCGCGATCCATCGGCGGCAACTGCCCGGAACCGACGTTCTGGCTACCGCGCTGCTTTCGCCATTGGTGCTACCAACCATCATCTATGCTATCGGCATGCTGATGTTCTGGAGCGCGGTGATTGGGCCAATCCACCCGATAGCCCTCGCCATCGCGCATACGGTTATTGCCCTGCCTTATGTGGTGCGCACCACTCTTGCGGTTCTGGCTGAATCTAACCCGTTCCTCGAAGAAGCGGCGCGGACGATGGGGGCAAACCGCCTGCAAAGATTGCTCTATGTGGTGCTGCCACAGTGTGTGCCCGGCTTGGGCGCTGGCGCCTTCTTTGCCTTCAATATTTCCTTCGACGAGGCGGTGCTGTCTCTGTTCCTGCGTGGGCCAACGCTCAATACGCTCCCGGTGCAGATTTACGGGCAACTCGAATTTTCGCCTGACCCTTCGGTCGCCGCCGTCTCCACAATTATGATTGTCCTCACCATCGTGCTGATTGTTGTCATCGATCGCATGTTGGGCATCACCAAGTTCGCGAGTACCTGA
- a CDS encoding ABC transporter permease — translation MNDRTENLLLALPGILLLALAFLFPIGQMLILSVSGPDGFTLAPFARFLSDPYYMGVLWRTVRLSLIITIICAVIGFPLAYIMTKVGPRLRLWLVIMIILPLMTSVVIRTFGWMVMLSRSGIIPQILRDFDLVGRNFALMQTETAIVIGMVQVLLPFMTLSILGVLTRVDGRLEEAARTMGCSFLQTVRTVVLPLSLPGLVAGSLLCFTLSASSFVTPNLLGGSRIQVLAASIYRSVTSAPDWPFASAQAVILFVGILLVLIPYMKLTGGKNG, via the coding sequence ATGAATGACCGCACAGAGAATCTGCTGCTGGCGCTTCCGGGCATCTTGTTGTTAGCGCTCGCGTTTTTATTCCCAATTGGGCAGATGCTTATTCTTAGCGTCTCCGGCCCGGATGGGTTTACGCTTGCGCCTTTCGCCCGATTTTTGAGTGACCCATATTATATGGGCGTTCTTTGGCGCACGGTCCGTCTGTCGCTGATTATTACGATTATCTGCGCCGTTATCGGATTCCCGCTTGCCTATATCATGACCAAGGTCGGGCCTCGCCTGCGCCTCTGGCTCGTGATCATGATCATTCTGCCGCTTATGACCAGCGTGGTCATTCGTACCTTTGGCTGGATGGTAATGCTCAGCCGTAGCGGTATCATTCCGCAAATCCTGCGAGATTTCGATTTGGTTGGGCGCAATTTTGCGCTGATGCAGACCGAGACCGCCATCGTTATCGGCATGGTGCAGGTGCTGCTGCCGTTTATGACCCTGTCTATTCTGGGTGTTCTCACGCGCGTCGATGGACGCTTAGAAGAAGCTGCGCGCACCATGGGGTGCTCGTTCTTGCAGACCGTTCGCACAGTGGTTTTGCCCCTGTCGCTGCCAGGCTTGGTCGCTGGTTCGCTGCTCTGCTTCACCCTCTCGGCTAGTTCCTTTGTGACGCCCAATCTTCTGGGGGGATCGCGAATCCAAGTGCTCGCCGCCTCGATCTATCGCTCGGTGACCAGCGCCCCAGATTGGCCATTTGCTTCCGCGCAGGCCGTCATTCTTTTCGTGGGTATCCTGTTGGTTCTTATCCCCTATATGAAGCTCACCGGAGGCAAGAATGGTTAA